In a single window of the Coregonus clupeaformis isolate EN_2021a chromosome 10, ASM2061545v1, whole genome shotgun sequence genome:
- the LOC121575566 gene encoding stathmin-3 isoform X1 — MASTVSAYSDKIKEMSMLSLICSCFYSQPHPNSLYQCGDMEVKSLNKRASGQAFEVILKSPADLSPDRPQPLLSPPKKDLSLEELQKRLEAAEERRKSQEALLLKQLAEKREHEREVLLKALEENNNFSKMAEEKLNYKMEVNKENREAHLNALKQRLREKEIHAAEVRRNKELQADLSG, encoded by the exons CCTACTCGGACAAGATCAAAGAGATGTCCATGCTGTCTCTGATCTGCTCCTGCTTCTACTCACAACCACATCCCAACAGCCTCTACCAATGTGGAG ACATGGAGGTGAAGTCCCTAAACAAGCGGGCGTCCGGCCAGGCCTTTGAGGTCATTCTGAAGTCCCCCGCAGACCTCTCTCCTGACAGGCCCCAGCCCCTGCTCTCTCCACCCAAGAAGGACCTCTCCCTGGAGGAGCTCCAGAAGAGGCTAGAGGctgcggaggagaggaggaag TCTCAGGAGGCCCTGCTCCTGAAGCAGCTGGCTGAGAAGAGGGAGCATGAGCGAGAGGTGCTCCTCAAGGCCCTGGAGGAGAACAACAacttcagcaagatggcagaggAGAAGCTCAACTACAAGATGGAGGTCAACAAAGAGAACCGCGAGGCCCACCTGAACGCACTCAAGCAGCGGCTCCGGGAGAAG GAAATCCATGCCGCTGAGGTCCGTAGAAACAAGGAACTCCAAGCTGACCTCTCTGGTTGA
- the LOC121575566 gene encoding stathmin-3 isoform X2, giving the protein MWRFVVKSSVDMEVKSLNKRASGQAFEVILKSPADLSPDRPQPLLSPPKKDLSLEELQKRLEAAEERRKSQEALLLKQLAEKREHEREVLLKALEENNNFSKMAEEKLNYKMEVNKENREAHLNALKQRLREKEIHAAEVRRNKELQADLSG; this is encoded by the exons ATGTGGAGGTTCGTGGTGAAGAGCTCTGTGG ACATGGAGGTGAAGTCCCTAAACAAGCGGGCGTCCGGCCAGGCCTTTGAGGTCATTCTGAAGTCCCCCGCAGACCTCTCTCCTGACAGGCCCCAGCCCCTGCTCTCTCCACCCAAGAAGGACCTCTCCCTGGAGGAGCTCCAGAAGAGGCTAGAGGctgcggaggagaggaggaag TCTCAGGAGGCCCTGCTCCTGAAGCAGCTGGCTGAGAAGAGGGAGCATGAGCGAGAGGTGCTCCTCAAGGCCCTGGAGGAGAACAACAacttcagcaagatggcagaggAGAAGCTCAACTACAAGATGGAGGTCAACAAAGAGAACCGCGAGGCCCACCTGAACGCACTCAAGCAGCGGCTCCGGGAGAAG GAAATCCATGCCGCTGAGGTCCGTAGAAACAAGGAACTCCAAGCTGACCTCTCTGGTTGA